In the Prochlorococcus marinus str. MIT 9312 genome, TATGAAATCAAGAAAACAATTCAAAAAGCTCTTCAGCCAAGAGTAGATCTACCGTCAGGGGGTTATATAATTATTGAACCTACTGAAGCCTTAACAGTAATTGACGTAAACTCTGGATCATTTACAAGATCCGCTAACTCAAGACAAACCGTTTTGTGGACGAATTGCGAAGCAGCAGTTGAAATCTCAAGACAAATGAAATTAAGAAATATAGGTGGAGTTATTGTTGTAGATTTTATTGATATGGAATCTAGAAGAGATCAATTCCAATTACTTGAGCATTTTACTTCAGCGATAAAAGATGATTCTGCTAGACCTCAAATAGCTCAGCTTACTGAATTAGGTTTAGTTGAGTTAACGAGAAAAAGACAGGGTCAAAATATATATGAATTATTCGGTAAAAAATGTTCCATATGCAATGGAACAGGACATGTAGAAAATATATTGAATAATGAAAATCCTAACCTAAAAATTAAAAATATTGACGAAAAATCTAATCAATCAAACATTATAAAACCGTTGGATATAGATACTTCTAAATCAGCTGAAAATCAGGAGAAAATAATTGAAAAGGAATTACTTAACCAACAGAACTTAAGTAAGGAGAATTCTTCTAATAAAAAAGAAAATGATAATGATGATTTGAACAGATCAAATTCAAAAGAAAAAAACATAATAACTGTTGATCTTACTAATGAAGAAAAAATTGTTTTCAGCCAATTAGGTATTAATCCACTAATCAAGTTAGGTAAAGAATACCTAACCAGTAATAATTTTGTGCGTTTAAAAGAGAATAGTAAGGAACAAGATAAAACTTTAGATAATAAAAAAACAAAATCAAAACAAATTAAAAAAATCTCAAACTCAAAAGAAGGAATGATTGAGATTAATATTGAAACAAATGCAAATCCCAAAGATAAATCAAAAAAAACTAATAAAAAAAATGAAGTTATATTTATAGATAAGAAGGATGAAGTTGAACTTACCGATGAAATAAGCAATGCGAGAAAAAAAAGAAGAAGATCTTCAGCAAGTATTGAATAAAGTATCCGAAGTTGGAATAGATGAAGTTGGAAGGGGAGCAGTTTTTGGTCCAGTTTTCTCCGCTGTTGTAGTTTTAACTGAAAAAAATAAATTTATCTTGAAACAATTTGGAGTAAAGGATAGTAAAAAATTAACTCCTAAAAAAAGAAAATTACTTTTGCCAAAAATTTTATTACTTTCTTCAGATTATGGAATTGGGCAATCCTCAGCCAGAGAAATAGATATGCTCGGCATCAGAGTCGCAACAGAACTTTCAATGATAAGAGCTTTAAAAAAATTAAAAGAAAAACCATCTGAAATAATAGTTGATGGCCCTTTATTGTTAAGACCATGGAAAGGAATTCAGAAAAATATAGTATCAGGAGACTCGAAAATTACCGCAATAGCTTCAGCAAGCATAGTTGCAAAAGTAGCTCGAGACAATCTAATGGAAAGATTAGAAAAAAAATACTCAGGATACTTAATATTTAAAAATAAAGGGTATGGTACCAGGGAGCATTTTTCAAATATCAAAAAAAATGGAATAACTAATCTTCATAGGAAAAGTTTTTTAAATCAATCAGATCTTATTTAATTCACACCAATCTACAAAATCTTTCACTAATTGCTGTTGAACTCTTGACTTTATACCCAACAAAATTCCGTTCAATACCGAATGACCAGTAGATTCCAAAATTTTCTTTGGGACCAGTTTCAGTAAAGGAGGTTGGCTTACAGATACTCCTAAAAGCGCCTCTCCTTCTAATCCAATATCAGTTGCTTCCAAATTCGCTTTCAAAATAAGATTAAAGTCATCTATCATCCCCAAACCATCCAATTTACTTTCAAGAGCACTCATTTTTAAAATTCCATCTTTATTTTCTACTGCAATTGAAACAACAGGATTGATATCTAATTGAAAAACCTTAAAACTTGTTACTGTATACTTATACCTACCTTCTCCTTCAGGTACTAATTTTTTGGAGTCCAGCATTGCTCCAACAACTCTTTCTTCTTCCAAAAGATATTTAGAAAGATATTCTTTATTCCGTGTTACGGAAAGCTTTAGTTTTTGTTTTGCATCAAAAGACAATAGCATTTTCTATATTCCTCCAATGCTTACTTGATCTTTTTTTTTCTTACTATTAATCATGAGCAAACAAGTTGCATATTTAGGTCCTCAAGGGACATACGCAGAAAAAGCAGCTCATATATTATCAAAGCTTGCCAATTTTCAGACACCTATATTTGTACCATGTAACGGACTACATTCGGTTATAAAATCATTAGCCTACAAAAATTGTGATGCTGCTGTAGTTCCTATTGAAAATTCTGTAGAAGGTGGAGTGACAGCCACTCTAGATGCCCTCTGGAAATTTCCTGATATTTTTATCAATAAAGCAATTGTTTTACCCATCAAACATGCATTAATTAGTGATGGAGAACTTTCAAAGATTTCAGAAGTATTATCTCATCCTCAAGCATTAGCTCAATGTTCAGAATGGTTATCTGAAAATCTTCCAAATGCTATCCCTCTTCCAACAAATTCAACATCAGAAGCTGTGAATATGGTAAAGGGAAGTCAATTTAGAGCAGCTATCGGTTCAAAATCATTAATTCAAATTGAAGGGCTTAAAGAATTAGCCTTCCCTATTAATGATGTTCCAGGTAATTGCACTAGATTTGTCTTATTGAGCAAAGAATCAAATTCTAATTCGCCTAATCTTGCCAGTTTTGCTTTCTCATTAATCTCCAACAAACCAGGTGCTTTACTTAAGGCTATAAATTATATTGCTGATTTTGGCTTTAATATGAGTAAAATAGAGTCTAGACCTTCTAAAAGAGAGTTAGGGGAATATATTATATATGTTGATTTAGAAATCAATAATCAAAATAATATTGAAAACTTTCTTGAATTAAAAAATCATCTCAAACCCCTATGCAATAACTTTGTAGATTTTGGAAATTATTTTTCTGAGAATATTGAGTTAGATTAATTTATCCTCTACATTTATAAACTCCAAACTCCATTAAACCTTTTCTAAATGCCCAATTCATAAGAAGTATTGTCGGGATCTCTCTTATTGACTTAACTATCGCTAAAGGTCCAAGAGTTAAAATTGCAGAAGGTCTTCGAATTCCCTCGATTATGGAGTCGTACCATGAAGGATTTGTATAAAAATTCCAATTTTCAGAAACAACTCTTCCTGCACTATTTTTATTAGTACTAAGAATATTAGCAAATTCGTTAATGCTTATAAAATCAGGATGAACCCACTGATCAAGTAATTGTTTAAGAACCAACTTTTCAAAAAAAGAAGGAGGATATGATCTGAGATCTCTTGAGTTCCAATCAGCTAATGCCAAATAACCTCCGGGTCTCAAAGTTCTCAGCATTTCATCTGCAAACTTAGTTTTATCATTCATGTGTGCGCCCGCCTCCACACTCCATACCGCATCAAATGATCCATCTTTAAATTTTAAATTCAATGCGTCCATAACTTGAAAATTACAATTGAGTCCAAGAGGAGTAAGTTCTTTTGCTCTTTTTACTTGAGCAGGACTAATTGTAATTCCAGTAACATTAAATCCATAATATTTCGCAAGAATCCTAGAACTTCCTCCTATTCCACAACCTACATCGAGTATTCTGGATCCTTTTGGCAATTTATCTAAACCACTCCACTTGACTAATTCATGCACAAACTGAACTTTAGCCTTTCTAAAATCAATATTCTTCCCATCTGAGGGATAAAAGCCTAAATGTATATGCTCTCCCCACAATCTCTCAAGCAATTTATCTTGGGTCCAAGCATCATATGCAGATGCCACTGTGCCAGAAGAAATATATTTTCTAGGATTAATTCTCCAGACAAAAAACAAAGCTAAAAGAAATAAAACCAGTAAAAAAAAAGGTAAAAATAATTCAACCATTTAATTTTCTTTTATATCAGGAAAACTTTCTTTCAAAGCAGTTCTTGCAGCCAGTTGTTTTCTTGTATGATCAAGCATTTCATATTCTCTTTGCAAACGAGTATAAGTATTTCTTTCCTCTAGAAGTCTTTGCTGCTCCTCTGCAACAGGACCACCCAAATGAGCTCCTATCCAAAATGATAATTCCATAGGATTGTTAGGTAGTTTATCAGGTAGGTTTTTTTTTGTATTTGTCAATTTACTTGTTAAGTTAATAACATCATTAAGTGCTTCAGTAACTAAATCTTTTAAAGAATCTAATTTTTGAAGATCATCAATCTTTTCATCACTAATCCAACTTACCATCGCTGAAAAATATGGAGTTGAACGAGTTATTTCTAATACTTGGAATCTTTGTTGTCCGAGGGTGATAATATTACTTCTTCCATCCTCTGCAGTTTGATGTTTTAAAATTTGAGCACAGCATCCAACTTTAGCCATACTTTTAGTATTTGAATCCAACTTTATAACGCCAAACATAGAATCACTCTCTAGTACAGATTTAAGCATAATTCTGTATCTAGATTCAAAAATATGTAAAGGCAATATTTCTTGAGGGAAAAGAACTACCTCTGGCAAAGGAAATAAAGGTAATTCCCTTACTGAGAGCTCTCCCATTTAAACCTCATTAATGTTTTTTTATACTAATCAATTTAAGTCCTTTTCGGGATTTCTTAAAGTTTAACTTCTATATCTACACCACTAGGAAGATCCAACTTCATTAAGGCATCAATAGTTTTTGCGGAAGGACTATAAATATCTATTAATCTTCGGTGAGTTCTTGTTTCGAAATGCTCTCTAGAATCTTTATCAACATGTGGTGACCTCAAAACACAATAGATTTTCCTTTTAGTAGGTAGAGGTATTGGACCTATTGCTGAGGCAGATGTAGTATCGGCGGTTTGAATTATTTTTTCACAAGACAAATCAAGCATTCTTCTATCAAATGCTTTTAGTCTTATTCTTATTTTTTGTTGTGCAATTGATGCAGTCATAATTTCAAATTAATTTCTAGTGGTAGGCCATTGATTAACAATGGCCCTAGTCCATTGACTTATTTTAAGTGATTGAGGTTAAATTCTTAAAATTCAAACGTCTTATTTGAGAATTTTAGAAACAACTCCAGCACCAATAGTACGTCCACCTTCACGAATTGCAAATCGCATACCTTGTTCAATAGCTACTGGACAAATTAATTCTCCAGTCATCTTGATTCTGTCACCTGGCATAACCATTTCAACATTAGAACCGTCATCAGAAGTAAAGGCTGTGATTTGACCTGTCACATCAGTTGTTCGGATATAAAACTGAGGCCTATAACCTGCGAAGAAAGGTGTATGTCTGCCGCCCTCTTCTTTCTTTAGAACGTAAACTTCTCCTTCAAACTGAGTATGAGGGGTAATGGATCCTTTCTTAACGAGTACCATTCCTCTCTCAATATCCTCTTTCTGAACACCACGTAAAAGTAAACCAACATTATCACCAGCCATACCTTCATCAAGAAGTTTACGGAACATTTCAACTCCAGTAACTGTTGTCAATCTTGTATCTCTTATTCCAACTATTTCAACTTCTTCTCCAACCTTAACTTTTCCTCTTTCAATTCTTCCAGTAGCTACAGTTCCTCTACCAGTAATTGAGAAAACGTCTTCAACTGCCATCAAGAATGGTTTATCAACTTCTCTTTCTGGTTCAGGAATGCTTGCATCAACTGCTGTCATTAATTCTTCTATTTTTGATTCCCAAGTAGAATCACCTTCAAGAGCTTTTAAACCTGAAACTTGAACTATAGGAATATCATCTCCAGGGAAATCATAACTATCTAATAGTTCTCTGATTTCCATTTCAACAAGTTCAATAATTTCTTCATCATCGACCATATCGCACTTGTTAAGAGCTACTACAAGAGCAGGTACTCCAACCTGTTTAGCTAGAAGAATATGCTCTTTTGTTTGCGCCATAGGGCCATCGGTGGCTGCACAAACTAGAATAGCTCCGTCCATTTGGGCGGCTCCTGTAATCATGTTTTTTACATAATCAGCATGTCCAGGGCAATCAACATGAGCATAATGCCTGCCTTCAGTTTCATATTCGACGTGAGCTGTATTAATAGTAATGCCGCGCTCTCTTTCTTCAGGAGCACCATCAATGTCTCCATAGTCTTGAGCTTGAGCTTGACCTTTTTTTGCTAATACGTTTGTAATAGCAGCAGTAAGTGTTGTTTTTCCATGATCAACATGGCCAATAGTACCTATGTTGACATGTGGTTTGTTCCTTTCGAACTTCTCGCGAGCCATTTTGAATTAAAGAATCGAGGGTTTAAGAGTGTTTTAGTTTAGAGATCAGGAGTTGCCCTGATTCTTGGTAATGATAGCTTCAGCAACATTACGAGGGACTTCCTCATAATTTGCGAACTCCATTGAGAATATACCCCGACCTTGAGTCATTGATCGGAGTTGAGTGGCATAACCGAACATTTCGGCTAAGGGCACTTTGGCCTGTACCTTAGACAATCCATCATCAACAGATTGTCCTTCTACTTGACCTCTTCTAGAGGAGAGATCACCAATTACAGATCCAAGAAAGTCGTCAGGACTTTCGACCTCAACTTTCATCATAGGCTCTAAAAGGACAGGGTTGCATTTTTTAACCCCATCTTTAAAAGCCATGGAACCTGCAATTTTGAAGGCCATTTCTGATGAGTCTACATCGTGGAATGAACCATCGACTAGTGTTACTTTTACATCAATGAGTGGATAACCGGCAAGAACACCAGATTCACAGGTTTCTTTCATTCCATTAGATGCAGGACCAATGTACTCTTTCGGTACAGCTCCACCAACAATTTTGTTAACAAATTCAAACCCTTTACCAACTTCAGCAGGTTCCATTTCAATTATTACATGACCATATTGACCTTTTCCTCCAGTTTGTCTTGCATATTTACCTTCACCTTTAGAGCTAGACCTGATGGTCTCTCTATATGAAACCTGAGGAGCTCCAATATTAGCTTCAACTTTAAACTCCCTTAACATTCTGTCTACAAGGATTTCTAGGTGCAACTCGCCCATACCAGCAATAACAGTTTGATTTGTCTCCGGATCAGTACTTACCCTAAAGGTTGGATCCTCTTCGGACAAAGCAGTTAAAGCTTTTGATAATTTTTCCATATCACCTTTGGTTTTTGGCTCAACGGCCACAGAGATAACTGGTTCGGGGATAAACAAGGTCTCTAAAACTATAGGATCTTCTGTATTACATAAAGTGTCACCAGTTGTAGTGTTCTTAAGTCCTAATACAGCTCCTAAATCTCCAGCTCTCAATTCATCAACCTCCTCTCTTTCATCAGCCTTTAAAATTACTAATCTAGAAATTCTCTCTTTAGCATCTTTAGTAGAATTCATGACATAACTTCCCTTTGAAAGAACACCCGAATACATCCTTACAAAAGTTAATTTCCCATAGGGATCTGACATCACTTTGAAAGCTAATGCACTGAAAGG is a window encoding:
- a CDS encoding Rne/Rng family ribonuclease, giving the protein MSQQIIIAEQARIAALLKDDRVDELIVAQGQYQIGDIFLGTVENVLPGIDAAFINIGESDKNGFIHVSDLGPLRLKKGTFGITELLEPKQKVLVQVIKEPTGSKGPRLTGNISIPGKYIILQPYGQGVNISRKINTETERSRLKALGVLIKPPSTGLVFRTEAEKIKEELLIDDLEKLIQQWENILKISEASNPPNLVKRDDDFSLKILRDHIKSSTKSIIIDSKFSVERAKDFLINYESNIGIEFHDNNLNQNILEKYEIKKTIQKALQPRVDLPSGGYIIIEPTEALTVIDVNSGSFTRSANSRQTVLWTNCEAAVEISRQMKLRNIGGVIVVDFIDMESRRDQFQLLEHFTSAIKDDSARPQIAQLTELGLVELTRKRQGQNIYELFGKKCSICNGTGHVENILNNENPNLKIKNIDEKSNQSNIIKPLDIDTSKSAENQEKIIEKELLNQQNLSKENSSNKKENDNDDLNRSNSKEKNIITVDLTNEEKIVFSQLGINPLIKLGKEYLTSNNFVRLKENSKEQDKTLDNKKTKSKQIKKISNSKEGMIEINIETNANPKDKSKKTNKKNEVIFIDKKDEVELTDEISNARKKRRRSSASIE
- a CDS encoding ribonuclease HII, encoding MREKKEEDLQQVLNKVSEVGIDEVGRGAVFGPVFSAVVVLTEKNKFILKQFGVKDSKKLTPKKRKLLLPKILLLSSDYGIGQSSAREIDMLGIRVATELSMIRALKKLKEKPSEIIVDGPLLLRPWKGIQKNIVSGDSKITAIASASIVAKVARDNLMERLEKKYSGYLIFKNKGYGTREHFSNIKKNGITNLHRKSFLNQSDLI
- a CDS encoding DUF1997 domain-containing protein → MLLSFDAKQKLKLSVTRNKEYLSKYLLEEERVVGAMLDSKKLVPEGEGRYKYTVTSFKVFQLDINPVVSIAVENKDGILKMSALESKLDGLGMIDDFNLILKANLEATDIGLEGEALLGVSVSQPPLLKLVPKKILESTGHSVLNGILLGIKSRVQQQLVKDFVDWCELNKI
- the pheA gene encoding prephenate dehydratase — translated: MSKQVAYLGPQGTYAEKAAHILSKLANFQTPIFVPCNGLHSVIKSLAYKNCDAAVVPIENSVEGGVTATLDALWKFPDIFINKAIVLPIKHALISDGELSKISEVLSHPQALAQCSEWLSENLPNAIPLPTNSTSEAVNMVKGSQFRAAIGSKSLIQIEGLKELAFPINDVPGNCTRFVLLSKESNSNSPNLASFAFSLISNKPGALLKAINYIADFGFNMSKIESRPSKRELGEYIIYVDLEINNQNNIENFLELKNHLKPLCNNFVDFGNYFSENIELD
- a CDS encoding methyltransferase domain-containing protein; this encodes MVELFLPFFLLVLFLLALFFVWRINPRKYISSGTVASAYDAWTQDKLLERLWGEHIHLGFYPSDGKNIDFRKAKVQFVHELVKWSGLDKLPKGSRILDVGCGIGGSSRILAKYYGFNVTGITISPAQVKRAKELTPLGLNCNFQVMDALNLKFKDGSFDAVWSVEAGAHMNDKTKFADEMLRTLRPGGYLALADWNSRDLRSYPPSFFEKLVLKQLLDQWVHPDFISINEFANILSTNKNSAGRVVSENWNFYTNPSWYDSIIEGIRRPSAILTLGPLAIVKSIREIPTILLMNWAFRKGLMEFGVYKCRG
- a CDS encoding LON peptidase substrate-binding domain-containing protein translates to MGELSVRELPLFPLPEVVLFPQEILPLHIFESRYRIMLKSVLESDSMFGVIKLDSNTKSMAKVGCCAQILKHQTAEDGRSNIITLGQQRFQVLEITRSTPYFSAMVSWISDEKIDDLQKLDSLKDLVTEALNDVINLTSKLTNTKKNLPDKLPNNPMELSFWIGAHLGGPVAEEQQRLLEERNTYTRLQREYEMLDHTRKQLAARTALKESFPDIKEN
- the rpsJ gene encoding 30S ribosomal protein S10; amino-acid sequence: MTASIAQQKIRIRLKAFDRRMLDLSCEKIIQTADTTSASAIGPIPLPTKRKIYCVLRSPHVDKDSREHFETRTHRRLIDIYSPSAKTIDALMKLDLPSGVDIEVKL
- the tuf gene encoding elongation factor Tu, with amino-acid sequence MAREKFERNKPHVNIGTIGHVDHGKTTLTAAITNVLAKKGQAQAQDYGDIDGAPEERERGITINTAHVEYETEGRHYAHVDCPGHADYVKNMITGAAQMDGAILVCAATDGPMAQTKEHILLAKQVGVPALVVALNKCDMVDDEEIIELVEMEIRELLDSYDFPGDDIPIVQVSGLKALEGDSTWESKIEELMTAVDASIPEPEREVDKPFLMAVEDVFSITGRGTVATGRIERGKVKVGEEVEIVGIRDTRLTTVTGVEMFRKLLDEGMAGDNVGLLLRGVQKEDIERGMVLVKKGSITPHTQFEGEVYVLKKEEGGRHTPFFAGYRPQFYIRTTDVTGQITAFTSDDGSNVEMVMPGDRIKMTGELICPVAIEQGMRFAIREGGRTIGAGVVSKILK
- the fusA gene encoding elongation factor G, whose amino-acid sequence is MARDFPLERVRNIGIAAHIDAGKTTTTERILFYSGVVHKIGEVHDGAAVTDWMAQERERGITITAAAISTSWQDHRINIIDTPGHVDFTIEVERSMRVLDGVIAVFCAVGGVQPQSETVWRQADRYSVPRMVFVNKMDRTGADFLKVNNQIKDRLKANALPIQLPIGAEGDLTGIIDLVANKAYLYKNDLGTDIQEAPIPSEMDDEAAEWRYKLMESVAENDEELIETFLETGELSEEQLKKGIREGVLKHGLVPVLCGSAFKNKGVQLVLDAVVDYLPAPVDVKPIQGVLPSGKEDVRPSDDNAPFSALAFKVMSDPYGKLTFVRMYSGVLSKGSYVMNSTKDAKERISRLVILKADEREEVDELRAGDLGAVLGLKNTTTGDTLCNTEDPIVLETLFIPEPVISVAVEPKTKGDMEKLSKALTALSEEDPTFRVSTDPETNQTVIAGMGELHLEILVDRMLREFKVEANIGAPQVSYRETIRSSSKGEGKYARQTGGKGQYGHVIIEMEPAEVGKGFEFVNKIVGGAVPKEYIGPASNGMKETCESGVLAGYPLIDVKVTLVDGSFHDVDSSEMAFKIAGSMAFKDGVKKCNPVLLEPMMKVEVESPDDFLGSVIGDLSSRRGQVEGQSVDDGLSKVQAKVPLAEMFGYATQLRSMTQGRGIFSMEFANYEEVPRNVAEAIITKNQGNS